AATATTATGAAAAGTATCGTTGCATTAGTGAGAAATGAGGATAAAGTTAATAAATTACTGAGCTTGAAGAATAAAGAAGAATTTATAAATCATTTATTAAAGGAGGAAATATCATGAGTAAAACTAATATCTTATTTGTATGTGGCGCAGGGTTAGGAAGTAGTTTCGCGTGTCAAATGGCGGCGGAAGATGTATTGAATAAATTAGGTGTAGAAGCAAATTTAGACCACGATACGATTTCATCAGCTGTATCAAGAAATGCAGAAATCATTATAACGGGTGAAAATTTCAGATCACAATTTAATAATTTCTCAATCGATGATTCTGTAACAACAATTGTTTATCTAAAAAACATTGTCTCAACTGAAGAAATAGAAGAAAAGTTATCACCAGTATTAAAAGAAAAAGGGATCATTTAATAAGGAAGTGATGCTATGCAAATTATAAACTTTATTATAGAAAATATTTTGACACAAGCAGCAATCATCGTAGCTTTAATAGCAATGTTAGGTTTAATATTACAGAAAAAATCATTTGGCCAAATTGTATCTGGATCATTTAAAACTTTATTAGGATTTCAAGTTTTAACTGCAGGTTCGGCAATTATTGTAGGGAGTTTAACGTATTTTGGGAAGATATTCTCTGAAGGTTTTCAAATGGAAGGAATTGTCCCATCGATTGAAGCGATAAATGGACAGGCAATGGGTGATTTAGGACTGGGAAGAGAAATTGCCTTTACATTTTTAGCTATATTTATCTTTAACATTATAATAGCGCGTTTTACACCTTGGAAATATATCTTTTTAACTGGCCAAGCGTTGTTATGGATGGCTACAATGACAACGATTGGTGGGTACTTCGCTGGATTAAGAGACATCACTTTAGTAGTAATTGGGGGATTAATCGGTGGTGTATTCGCAACAATGATGCCAGCAATTGCTCAGCCTTTTGTTAGAAAAATTGTAGGTGGAGATCATATTGCATTAGGCCACTTTTGTACACTAGGTTATGTTTTTGAAGCGGGTGTTGGGTACGTATTTGGTAAAAGAGGAGAAAATAGAAAATCAGTCGAAGATTTAAAACTTCCAAAGAATTTTGAATTTCTTCAAGATACGTACTTATCGCTTATGGTTGTCATGGCACCATTATTCTTAATTACAGTATTATTTGCCGGGGAACCATTTGCTTCGAAACTCTCAGGTGATACGAACTATATTATGTATGCCTTTTTACAATCTATTCAGTTTGTTGTTGGTGTATATGTATTGCTTGCAGGTGTTAGATTACTTTTAGGTGAAATCGTACCTGCATTTAAAGGGATAGCGATGAAACTTGTCCCTGATGCAAAACCAGCATTAGATTGTCCTGTACTATTTCCGTTTTCTCCAAATGCAGTGATTATCGGATTTATAACAACTACTATTGGATCTGTCATCGCGATGTTTTTATTCCCTGCGTTTGGATTAGCAATGATTATTCCGGGAATCTTGAC
The Mammaliicoccus sp. Dog046 genome window above contains:
- a CDS encoding PTS sugar transporter subunit IIC produces the protein MQIINFIIENILTQAAIIVALIAMLGLILQKKSFGQIVSGSFKTLLGFQVLTAGSAIIVGSLTYFGKIFSEGFQMEGIVPSIEAINGQAMGDLGLGREIAFTFLAIFIFNIIIARFTPWKYIFLTGQALLWMATMTTIGGYFAGLRDITLVVIGGLIGGVFATMMPAIAQPFVRKIVGGDHIALGHFCTLGYVFEAGVGYVFGKRGENRKSVEDLKLPKNFEFLQDTYLSLMVVMAPLFLITVLFAGEPFASKLSGDTNYIMYAFLQSIQFVVGVYVLLAGVRLLLGEIVPAFKGIAMKLVPDAKPALDCPVLFPFSPNAVIIGFITTTIGSVIAMFLFPAFGLAMIIPGILTNFFAGGTAGIFGNLTGGLRGAIIGGIAHGLFITLLPALLVTVLSNMGFVNATATDVDTVAAALFYAWIIGPLMKAF
- a CDS encoding PTS sugar transporter subunit IIB — translated: MSKTNILFVCGAGLGSSFACQMAAEDVLNKLGVEANLDHDTISSAVSRNAEIIITGENFRSQFNNFSIDDSVTTIVYLKNIVSTEEIEEKLSPVLKEKGII